GCCATACTAGGCTTGGTCATCGTGGTTTCCTTTCGTGTCGATTGTTTTCTGCAAAAACAACCTTCGCCGAAAGCCACGGTGGCCGCTCTCATTTATGCGGCCAGGATAGTCCTCTCATACACCACGGCCTGGGACACGATCGGCTTCGCCGCTCCCCGTTCCCGTTTTCTCAGGTTGGGCACAACAAGAATACATTAGCGGGAACTGCAACGCGGCTTACCCGAACGGCTAGAAGGTGTCGCAGGCAAAGAGGGTGCCTATGCCTGAGTTATTTCGAAATCTCGGGAGACCGGCCGGTGGGGACGTAGGTGTAAGCTTTGGCCCCGGCCCACGCCTTCCCCAATATCGCACCGCCAGGCTGCTGTGGATCTGCGATCCGATAAAGACCGCCGATCCCGAAGCGGGCTGTCCGTCCAATTGCGCGGCTATGAATCGATTGCCGTACACCGTCATCGAGTACGATCCCAAGAACTTCCCTGAGGACACGTGGGTCCTCGTCCCGTGCGAGAAGCACGCTGATAGGTTCGAAAGCTTTCCCGATGTAGCTCCTCGCGACTGATGCGAGTATGAGATGACTTTCCGCGTCGATGCGACTCCGGATGCTCTGTTGTGTGAGTACAAGGCTTTATGAGATCACGTCCGCGGGTGTTCGCCGGTGTTGCGGAAATTACGCGTTGCGGAGATCGCCGGATAGCGGTCAGACGCACGGCGGTCACGCCTATCACGACTGCCTCGACGTTGCACATGCTGAGTGCGTGCCGATCGTGTATCCGCGCGCCGGGGCGGTGTGGCGCGGAGACGGCATAACGCTGACGTTCATCGGCCCGTCGTTGCCGTTCATCGGCGGAAAAAACGCGATCAACGACAACTCGATCGCGTTCATCTTGCAGTATCGCTCGTTTCGGGTGGTGTTTATGGGTGACGCGGGCGTTGCGGCGGAACGACGCTTCCTAGCCGAAGGCATCGACTCGCATGCCGACGTCCTCAAGGGCCGACATCACGGATCAGCGTACAGTTCGTCGCCGGAATTCATCGCCGCCGCACATCCCAGCAGCGCTATCATCTCGGTGGGGCGGCACAACCTCTTCGGCCATCCTGGATCATCGACGATTGAGACGCTCCAGAAAGGCGCCGCAACCGTCTACCGCACCGACGAAAACGCCGCTGTCGCGATCACGACGGACGGCTCATCCACGCGGGTCGAATCGGTATCGAATCCGTGCTCGCCTGCACCGGATTGTAAACTGGCAGCGCGGTAACGATCTAGCCTAATTCACGAATCGTAATTTGCGTCGCTTGGTAGAAATTGGGCGGTAGATGGAAGCCAAATGAAGCTGTGGGGCGGGGAACAATCGGATTCGCCCCGTGAAGCAACGCTTCAAAATGGCGCTTTGCGGCCTCCGCCTGCTCTCTTCTCTCATACCGATTGCCGGCGTGGTCAAATCCGGGGCCGCTTATGACGACCGCGTATCGCAATGGCGACGGAGGCTCGACGGGAATGGGTCCGTCTACAATGTTTCCCGCCGTTTCCTCAACATGCCGAAGTAAGGCTGCGACATCGAGGCCTGTTTCAACGAGCAATGTATCCAGGCGTTCGCCAATCCGTAACGCCAAGCTCACAATAACGTCCTTCAACGAAATGTATGGTGTCGGAAAGTCGTCGCGACTTATAGCCTCAAACCAAGGGCTGATTTCGTTTGGAGCATCAGGCCTAGTTACGGCCTTAAGTCTGACAAAGATCTCGGCGAGTTGCGCTTCTCGTAGTATTTCGCGCGACGGATCCCACGTTTCGACCGCAGAAAAGAAGATCGCCTCTAAAGAAAGCGGCACGTTATACCGCTGACAATTAGCGGCTGCCGCGCCCATGCTCTCTCGTGCCCGCGCACCGATGGTTCGCATCGAGTACTACTCTCGCGGACCAAACCGAAATTCCGCCTCCAGAGTATGTGCAGAGACCAATATACGCCCCAGCACTACTTGCTGCGCAAAACTCAGGGTACGATGGGGGCACGCCGAACGCCTGTTCGCCTCATGGCGAAGCGGTTTGAACAAACCGAAGGAGCGGTTGCGGCACGATCTTGCGGGAGCTACCTGGCCGGTGTGTGAGTACAGGACTTTATGAGACCGGAAGCGCTGCTCGTAACGCTCTTGCTCCGCAACCGGTGCGTCAGGCGTTCGCCGGCCGAACGAGCTTCCGGCGAATTGAGCGCCGCTGAGGGACGCCCAAAAGCGGCAGCGAAGCCCTTAAACCGGAGGTGTTCATTATGGACGTATCTCGCAAAGGCTTTCTTGCCGGAACCGCGGCTGCGGCAGCCGCCGTAGCCGGCGGCGCACCCTCGCTCGTCGCGGGCGAGAGCGGTTCGGCCACGGTTACGGGCCTGACGTTCACGATGCTGCGCGACGGCGGCGCCGACCACGTCGGGATTCGCGGCCGGCACGGCATCATCGACGTTTCGCGCGCGGCCGGCGCGCTCGGGATCTCCGATCCGCCGCAAACGATCGAAGATGTGATCGTAGGCCGGGGTGACGTCGCCTCGCTGCAGCGCATCGCTGCTGCGGCACCCGAGGGCGCGATACGCAGCGAATCCTCGGTGGAATACGCACCGCTCGTCTCGTCGCCGGAAAAGATCCTCTGCGTCGGTTTGAACTACCGCGCCCATTTGGCCGAGACCAACATGACGGCGCAGCCGTATCCCGATCTCTTCAATAAATACAACACCGCGCTCAACCGGCACAACGGCACGGTCGCGGTATCCACGCTTCCGCTCACGCAATTCGATTACGAGTCTGAGCTCGTACTCATCATGGGTAAGGAGGCACGCAACGTTTCCGAAGCCGACGCGCTGTCCTACGTCTTCGGTTATGCCTGCGGTAACGATTTCAGCGCGCGCGATGCGCAGCTGCGAGTCTCCCAATGGATGACCGGCAAGACGCCCGATCAATTCGCTCCACTCGGCCCGTGGCTCGTGACTGCCGATCAGATCCCGGACCCGCAGACGTTGCAGATTCAAACCTTCGTCAACGACGAGCAGACACCGCGGCAAGACATGAACACCGCGCAGATGATCTTCTCGTGCGCGAAGATCGTCAGTTACATGTCGGAGTTCATCACGCTCAAGCCGGGTGATGTGATCTACAGCGGAACGCCGAGCGGCGTGATTTTGGGATACCCGATAGACAAGCGGGTCTGGCTGAAAGCAGGCGATCGCATCACGACCAAAATCTCGAAACTCGGGGAATTGCGTTTCACGCTAACGTAAAGCTGGTAGGCCTATGAGAGGCCGGGGCCCCGGCCCGGAGAACATGACGAAGCCATGAAAAGGTTGCTCGGGATGCTCGGCCTCTTGAGCCTGCTCTACAGCTGCAGCGGTGGGGGCTATTTACCCTATGCGCCGCGCTCGCTCGATTCGCTGCAGGTCAGCGATCTCGTGTCGGAAGCATCGCTGACCACCGGGACGCCGCCTGGTTTAGTGCGCGCGGTGATGATGGCGGAGTCCGCGGGCGATCCTTCCGCGATCAGCCTCGCCGGCGCTGAAGGGCTGATGCAACTGATGCCTGGCACGGCGCGCGGCTGCGGTGTGAGCGATGCATTCGATCCAACCCAGAACGTGCAGTGCGGAGCCTCCTATCTCAAGCGACTGCTCAATCGCTATCACGGAAATGTGACGCTCGCCGTCGCCGCGTACAACGCCGGGCCGGGTGCGGTCGATCGCTATCACGGCGTGCCACCCTATCCGGAAACGCGCGCTTACGTCGCCCGGGTGGTCTCCGCTTACCGGAGCTACTGAGTGCCGCGGCGTAACCGGGCCGGCTAATCGATGGCGACGCTCACCGAACGCCAGCCGCATCCGGGCCTCCGTCTCGCCGCACTGCGCATCCCGATTCTCGATCGCTATCTCCTGCGCGAGATGCTCTTGCCGTTCTTCGCCGGGCTCTTCGCCTATCTGATCTTCTGGGCGCTGAACATCTTCTTTGTCGCCGCGGATTACATCATCAATCAGCACGCGCCGTTTTTTCTGGTGCTGCGATTCGTACTCTACCGCGTTCCGCAGGCGACGCCGATGGCGTTTC
The nucleotide sequence above comes from Candidatus Baltobacteraceae bacterium. Encoded proteins:
- a CDS encoding fumarylacetoacetate hydrolase family protein — protein: MDVSRKGFLAGTAAAAAAVAGGAPSLVAGESGSATVTGLTFTMLRDGGADHVGIRGRHGIIDVSRAAGALGISDPPQTIEDVIVGRGDVASLQRIAAAAPEGAIRSESSVEYAPLVSSPEKILCVGLNYRAHLAETNMTAQPYPDLFNKYNTALNRHNGTVAVSTLPLTQFDYESELVLIMGKEARNVSEADALSYVFGYACGNDFSARDAQLRVSQWMTGKTPDQFAPLGPWLVTADQIPDPQTLQIQTFVNDEQTPRQDMNTAQMIFSCAKIVSYMSEFITLKPGDVIYSGTPSGVILGYPIDKRVWLKAGDRITTKISKLGELRFTLT
- a CDS encoding lytic transglycosylase domain-containing protein; translation: MKRLLGMLGLLSLLYSCSGGGYLPYAPRSLDSLQVSDLVSEASLTTGTPPGLVRAVMMAESAGDPSAISLAGAEGLMQLMPGTARGCGVSDAFDPTQNVQCGASYLKRLLNRYHGNVTLAVAAYNAGPGAVDRYHGVPPYPETRAYVARVVSAYRSY